From Enhydrobacter sp., the proteins below share one genomic window:
- a CDS encoding nuclear transport factor 2 family protein, whose product MPVDAKLMKDISAAFNSRDVERIVSHFTDDATFWLARGPEPVGRTLAGKAAIRKALADRFEVIPDMRWDHKEYIFAGDRAISVWTVKGKGADGEDLNYEGCDIYTFRGDKIVAKNTFWKMVEHKDRL is encoded by the coding sequence ATGCCTGTCGACGCCAAGTTGATGAAGGATATTTCCGCAGCCTTCAACAGTCGCGATGTCGAGCGGATCGTCAGCCATTTCACCGACGATGCCACTTTCTGGCTGGCGCGCGGGCCCGAGCCCGTCGGCCGCACGCTGGCCGGCAAGGCCGCCATCCGCAAGGCGCTGGCCGACCGCTTCGAGGTGATCCCCGACATGCGCTGGGACCACAAGGAGTACATCTTCGCCGGCGATCGGGCGATCTCGGTCTGGACGGTGAAAGGCAAGGGCGCCGACGGCGAGGACCTCAACTACGAGGGCTGCGACATCTATACCTTCCGCGGCGACAAGATCGTGGCCAAGAACACCTTCTGGAAAATGGTTGAGCACAAGGACCGATTGTAG
- the dinB gene encoding DNA polymerase IV, giving the protein MAEPTIRKIIHLDMDAFYASVEQRDAPSLRGRPVAVGGARERGVVMAASYEARQFGVRSAMASATARRLCPELSFVKPRFDVYKQVSQQIRAIFLEYTPLVEPLSLDEAYLDVTTNLRNIPLASEIAREIRARILAETGLTASAGISYNKFLAKLASDHRKPNGQYVIPPERGPAFVEGLPVGRFHGVGPATEARMKRLGIHTGADLKAQSLEFLTQYFGKSGPWYHAIARGEDHRRVVPDRPRKSIGSETTFLRDLGTPAELEEGVCSVLDDVWGYCERTGISGRTVTVKIKYADFQIVTRSRTLPSLLSSREELERTSVELVRSILPLEKRVRLLGVSLHNLDRPQEAAPSPQLTLGLS; this is encoded by the coding sequence ATGGCCGAGCCGACGATTCGCAAGATCATTCATCTCGACATGGACGCCTTCTACGCGTCCGTGGAGCAGCGCGACGCCCCCTCGCTGCGCGGCAGGCCGGTCGCGGTGGGCGGTGCGCGCGAGCGCGGCGTGGTCATGGCGGCGAGTTACGAGGCGCGGCAATTCGGCGTTCGCTCGGCGATGGCTTCGGCGACCGCGCGCCGTCTCTGTCCCGAGCTGTCGTTCGTCAAACCTCGCTTCGACGTCTACAAGCAGGTGTCGCAGCAGATTCGCGCGATCTTCCTGGAGTACACGCCGCTGGTGGAGCCGCTGTCGCTCGACGAAGCCTATCTCGACGTCACGACCAATCTCAGGAACATCCCGCTCGCGTCCGAGATCGCCCGCGAGATCCGGGCCCGCATCCTCGCCGAGACGGGGCTGACCGCGTCGGCCGGCATCTCCTACAACAAGTTCCTGGCCAAGCTCGCTTCGGACCACCGCAAGCCCAACGGCCAGTATGTCATTCCGCCCGAGCGCGGACCGGCCTTCGTCGAAGGACTGCCGGTCGGGCGGTTCCATGGCGTGGGGCCGGCGACCGAAGCCAGGATGAAGCGGTTGGGCATCCACACCGGCGCCGATCTCAAGGCCCAGTCGCTCGAATTCCTGACGCAGTATTTCGGCAAGTCGGGTCCCTGGTATCACGCCATCGCACGCGGCGAGGATCATCGTCGCGTCGTCCCCGACCGGCCGCGCAAGTCGATCGGCTCGGAGACCACTTTCCTCCGGGACCTCGGCACGCCGGCCGAGCTCGAGGAGGGGGTTTGCTCGGTACTCGACGACGTCTGGGGTTACTGTGAGCGCACCGGAATTTCCGGCCGCACCGTGACGGTGAAGATCAAGTACGCCGACTTCCAGATCGTGACCCGCAGCCGGACCCTGCCGTCGCTTCTGTCGAGCCGCGAGGAGCTGGAACGGACCAGCGTCGAACTCGTGCGCTCGATCCTGCCGCTCGAGAAGCGCGTGCGCCTGCTCGGCGTGTCGCTGCACAATCTTGACCGGCCGCAGGAGGCGGCACCCTCGCCGCAACTCACCCTCGGCCTGTCCTGA
- a CDS encoding efflux transporter outer membrane subunit, whose protein sequence is MRPLRCASVFMASLVLSGCLIGPDYERPSPATAPTVSYKEVLGVDFRPAMPRETVDRGPWWTLYGDAELDHLAAQVDVSNQTLKQSEAAYRQAVALIRQSQSPLYPTVGFSGSMQQTSSSSGTRSASGTVGNSVGQYAVGGSLTWEVDVWGRIRRTIESDSAAAQASAADLAAARLSIQSNLVANYFSLRISDERRALYQRSIAAYARSLEIVRNQMNAGIASRLDLAQAQTILEQTRALYVAEGANRAQFEHAVAALIGRAPAELSIAQGTPPGDVPTLDAGVPSALLERRPDVASAERQMASANAQIGVAQAAYFPDFTFTASINFLSTVIGNLLQIGSAVWSLGPQLAGTLIDGGARGAQVEGARANYDRTVAQYRQTVIAAFQQVEDALAQQRYLAEQEAIQRRAVAAARDAERLSINQYQAGTVAYTTVIQAQTTALGAEQTLINIRLARFTASANLVSALGGGWREQDLPPPVPVAGSETSRRVKKASWWPF, encoded by the coding sequence ATGAGGCCGTTGCGCTGTGCTTCCGTTTTCATGGCCTCGCTGGTCCTGTCGGGATGCCTCATCGGGCCGGACTACGAACGGCCGTCGCCGGCGACCGCGCCAACGGTTTCCTACAAGGAAGTGCTTGGCGTCGACTTTCGACCGGCGATGCCGCGCGAGACCGTGGACCGGGGGCCGTGGTGGACACTGTATGGCGACGCCGAACTCGATCATCTCGCCGCCCAGGTCGACGTGTCCAACCAGACGCTCAAGCAGAGCGAGGCCGCCTATCGGCAGGCCGTGGCGTTGATCCGCCAGAGTCAATCGCCGCTCTATCCCACGGTCGGCTTCTCGGGGTCCATGCAGCAGACCAGCTCCAGCTCCGGCACGCGCAGCGCGAGCGGCACTGTCGGCAACTCGGTCGGCCAGTATGCCGTTGGCGGCAGCCTGACTTGGGAGGTCGACGTCTGGGGTCGTATCCGCCGTACCATCGAGAGCGATTCGGCGGCGGCGCAGGCGAGCGCCGCCGATCTGGCGGCAGCTCGCCTGTCCATCCAGTCCAATCTCGTGGCCAACTACTTCTCGCTGCGGATTTCGGACGAACGCCGCGCGCTCTACCAGCGGTCGATCGCGGCCTACGCGCGCTCGCTGGAGATCGTGCGCAATCAGATGAATGCCGGGATCGCCTCCCGGCTCGACCTGGCGCAGGCGCAGACCATCCTGGAGCAGACGCGCGCCCTCTACGTCGCCGAGGGCGCCAATCGCGCCCAGTTCGAGCATGCCGTCGCCGCCCTGATCGGCCGCGCGCCGGCCGAACTCAGCATCGCCCAAGGCACGCCGCCTGGCGACGTTCCGACTCTCGACGCCGGCGTGCCATCGGCGCTGCTCGAACGGCGGCCGGACGTGGCCTCGGCGGAACGGCAGATGGCGTCGGCCAACGCGCAGATCGGCGTGGCCCAGGCAGCCTACTTCCCCGACTTCACCTTCACGGCCAGCATCAACTTCCTGAGCACGGTGATCGGCAATCTGTTACAGATCGGCTCGGCCGTATGGTCGCTCGGTCCACAGCTGGCCGGCACCCTGATCGACGGCGGCGCCCGCGGCGCCCAGGTCGAAGGCGCGCGAGCCAACTACGACCGCACGGTGGCGCAATATCGGCAGACCGTTATCGCTGCCTTCCAGCAGGTCGAGGACGCGCTCGCCCAGCAGCGCTATCTGGCCGAACAGGAGGCGATCCAGCGTCGCGCAGTCGCGGCGGCGCGCGATGCCGAGCGGCTGTCGATCAATCAGTATCAGGCGGGCACGGTCGCCTACACGACGGTGATCCAGGCGCAAACGACGGCGCTCGGTGCCGAGCAGACCCTGATCAACATTCGCCTCGCCCGCTTCACCGCCAGCGCCAATCTCGTGTCGGCGCTGGGCGGCGGCTGGCGCGAGCAGGACTTGCCGCCACCGGTGCCGGTCGCCGGTTCGGAAACGAGCCGGCGGGTCAAGAAGGCGAGCTGGTGGCCGTTCTGA
- a CDS encoding aldo/keto reductase: MLLSRAHFIQLGVAGLLAGAARAQSGELMHKRTIPSTGEALPIVGCGTWRTFDVGADPAARAPLAEVLRALFEAGGSVIDSSPMYGASEGVVGELLAAAGMRDKAFIATKVWTSGRDNGITQMRQSMRLLRAERIDLMQIHNLVDWRAHLPTLRAWKAEKRIRFLGITHYTDSAHAELEAVMRTEKWDFVQLNYAVDDRAVERRLLPLAAERGIAVIVNQPFGGGGLLRRLLPRPLPDWAGEIGCTSWAQLLLKFVLAHPAVTCVIPGTSRPQHMKDNVQAGFGGYPDAAQIRRLIADVDG; encoded by the coding sequence CATTCAACTCGGCGTGGCCGGACTTCTCGCCGGGGCAGCACGGGCGCAGTCTGGAGAACTCATGCACAAGCGCACCATCCCCTCCACGGGTGAGGCCCTTCCGATCGTTGGCTGCGGCACCTGGCGGACCTTCGATGTCGGTGCCGATCCGGCCGCCCGTGCACCGCTTGCCGAAGTCCTCAGGGCGTTGTTCGAGGCAGGCGGCTCCGTGATCGACAGTTCGCCGATGTACGGTGCATCGGAAGGCGTTGTCGGCGAGCTGCTCGCCGCCGCGGGCATGCGCGACAAGGCCTTCATCGCCACCAAGGTCTGGACCAGCGGGCGCGACAACGGCATCACCCAGATGCGGCAGTCGATGCGCCTGCTGCGTGCCGAGCGTATCGACCTCATGCAGATCCACAATCTCGTCGACTGGCGCGCCCATTTGCCGACCTTGCGCGCCTGGAAGGCCGAGAAGCGCATCCGGTTCCTTGGCATCACGCACTACACCGATTCGGCGCATGCCGAGCTGGAAGCCGTGATGCGAACGGAGAAATGGGACTTCGTGCAGCTCAACTACGCCGTCGACGATCGTGCCGTCGAGCGTCGGCTCCTGCCGCTCGCTGCCGAGCGCGGCATTGCCGTGATCGTCAACCAGCCGTTCGGCGGCGGCGGGCTCCTGCGCCGCCTCCTGCCGCGGCCGTTGCCGGACTGGGCCGGCGAGATCGGCTGCACGAGTTGGGCGCAACTCCTGCTCAAGTTCGTGCTGGCGCATCCCGCCGTCACCTGCGTCATTCCCGGTACCAGCCGGCCGCAGCACATGAAAGACAACGTCCAGGCAGGTTTCGGCGGCTATCCCGACGCCGCGCAGATCAGGCGCCTGATCGCGGACGTCGACGGTTGA